One window of the Geoalkalibacter sp. genome contains the following:
- the rplQ gene encoding 50S ribosomal protein L17 has product MRHNKAGRTLGRNSSHRRAMLRNMVTSLLDHDRITTTDARAKELRKLADKMITLGKRGDLHARRQALQVIQDKKVVAKLFERIAPRYQERPGGYTRIIKLGARPGDNASLAIIELVEEEFTARPRKVASAVTAASPVVAPAASEPSNGVAAEAVEPETEEKKDA; this is encoded by the coding sequence ATGCGTCACAATAAAGCAGGAAGAACGCTGGGCCGCAATTCCAGCCATCGCCGGGCGATGCTGCGCAACATGGTGACCTCTTTGCTTGATCATGATCGGATCACCACCACCGATGCGCGCGCCAAGGAGCTGCGCAAGCTGGCCGACAAGATGATCACCCTGGGTAAGCGGGGCGATCTTCATGCCCGTCGCCAAGCCCTACAGGTCATTCAGGACAAAAAAGTAGTGGCCAAGCTGTTCGAGCGCATCGCGCCGCGCTATCAGGAGCGTCCCGGCGGGTACACGCGCATCATCAAATTGGGGGCGCGCCCCGGCGATAATGCATCGCTCGCCATCATCGAGCTGGTCGAAGAAGAATTTACCGCTCGTCCGCGCAAGGTGGCTTCGGCCGTGACGGCGGCAAGTCCGGTCGTCGCGCCCGCCGCCTCTGAACCTTCCAACGGGGTTGCGGCCGAAGCGGTCGAGCCTGAGACTGAGGAAAAGAAAGACGCCTGA
- a CDS encoding DNA-directed RNA polymerase subunit alpha: MYKNWRDLIRPKRLQVESDTLTDCYGKFTAEPFERGFGTTMGNALRRVLLSSLQGAAIASVRIKGVLHEFSSAPGVTEDVSEIILNLKGVRLRLHGGEARNIRIVKKGAGIVTAGDIITDSNVEIMNPEHHIATCGTDADLEIDMVVKLGKGYVPADRNRDEKSPVGTIPIDSIFTPIRKVNFTVSNARVGQITDYDKLVLEVHTDGSVRPDDAVAFAAKILKEQLQLFINFDEDHEPPEEQAEEESKKINENLYRSVDELELSVRAANCLKNANIQLIGDLVQRSEAEMLKTQNFGRKSLNEIKDILADMGLSLGLKLDNFPDPEYLRMIQKGEEED; this comes from the coding sequence ATGTATAAAAATTGGAGAGACCTGATCAGGCCCAAGCGGTTGCAGGTCGAATCTGATACTCTGACCGACTGCTACGGCAAGTTTACCGCCGAGCCGTTCGAGCGGGGCTTTGGCACCACCATGGGCAACGCCCTGCGACGCGTGTTGCTCTCTTCCCTTCAGGGGGCGGCAATCGCCTCAGTTCGAATCAAGGGCGTGTTGCATGAATTTTCCTCGGCACCTGGGGTGACGGAGGATGTTTCCGAAATCATCCTTAATCTTAAAGGCGTGCGGTTGCGGCTGCACGGCGGCGAAGCGCGCAATATCCGCATCGTGAAGAAGGGGGCCGGAATCGTAACGGCGGGCGACATTATTACCGATTCCAACGTCGAGATCATGAATCCCGAGCATCATATCGCAACCTGCGGCACCGATGCGGATCTTGAAATCGACATGGTGGTCAAGCTCGGCAAGGGCTATGTGCCCGCTGATCGAAATCGTGATGAGAAATCCCCCGTGGGAACCATCCCCATTGATTCGATTTTCACGCCGATTCGCAAGGTGAACTTCACCGTCAGCAACGCCCGCGTCGGTCAGATTACGGATTACGACAAGCTGGTGCTCGAGGTGCATACCGACGGCAGTGTTCGTCCGGACGACGCGGTGGCCTTTGCCGCGAAGATTCTCAAGGAGCAGCTGCAGCTCTTCATCAATTTTGATGAGGACCATGAGCCGCCCGAGGAGCAGGCTGAGGAAGAAAGCAAGAAGATCAATGAAAATCTCTATCGTAGCGTCGACGAACTCGAACTGTCGGTGCGCGCCGCCAACTGTTTGAAAAATGCCAATATCCAGCTGATCGGTGATCTGGTGCAGAGAAGCGAAGCCGAAATGCTCAAGACCCAAAATTTCGGTCGCAAATCCCTCAACGAGATCAAGGATATTCTTGCCGACATGGGGCTTTCCCTTGGCTTGAAGCTGGATAATTTCCCTGATCCCGAGTATCTGCGCATGATTCAAAAGGGTGAAGAGGAAGATTGA
- the rpsD gene encoding 30S ribosomal protein S4 has product MARYTGAVCRYCRREATKLFLKGDRCHTDKCAVERRNYAPGQHGQGRVKVSNYGIQLREKQKVKRSYGLLEGQFRSYFEKADRMKGITGENLLVLLERRLDSVIYRLGFATSRNEARQLVRHNHFLVNGRKVNIPSFLVRPGDVVELREKSRQVARINEALDGVMRRGVPSWLELDRAACKGTLKTLPVREELTTPAFQEKLVVELYSK; this is encoded by the coding sequence TTGGCCAGATATACCGGTGCTGTCTGCCGCTATTGTCGTCGCGAAGCGACCAAACTGTTCCTCAAGGGGGACAGATGTCATACGGATAAGTGCGCTGTTGAACGCCGCAACTACGCCCCCGGCCAGCACGGCCAGGGGCGGGTGAAGGTGTCCAACTACGGAATTCAGCTGCGCGAGAAACAAAAGGTCAAGCGCTCCTACGGTCTTCTCGAAGGGCAGTTTCGCTCCTACTTCGAGAAGGCTGACCGCATGAAGGGCATTACGGGTGAAAATCTCCTGGTGCTTCTCGAGCGGAGGCTTGACAGCGTGATTTACCGGCTTGGCTTTGCCACCTCGCGTAACGAAGCCCGCCAGCTGGTGCGGCACAATCACTTTTTGGTCAATGGCCGCAAGGTGAATATCCCGTCCTTCCTGGTGCGTCCCGGCGATGTCGTTGAACTGCGCGAGAAGAGCCGCCAGGTCGCGCGGATCAACGAAGCCCTTGACGGGGTTATGCGCCGCGGCGTTCCTTCTTGGCTCGAACTGGATCGCGCCGCCTGCAAGGGCACCCTCAAGACGCTGCCGGTTCGTGAAGAGCTTACCACTCCTGCGTTCCAGGAGAAGCTGGTCGTCGAGCTCTATTCCAAGTAA
- the rpsK gene encoding 30S ribosomal protein S11, which yields MAKPGKKTIKKKVEKKNIAKGVAHIQATFNNTIVTITDMAGNVISWATAGGMGFKGSRKSTPFAAQIAAETAAKKAQEHGMRSVEVYVKGPGSGRESAVRALQAAGFSVALIKDVTPIPHNGCRPPKRRRV from the coding sequence ATGGCTAAGCCCGGCAAGAAAACGATCAAAAAGAAGGTAGAAAAAAAGAATATTGCTAAAGGTGTCGCCCATATTCAGGCCACCTTCAACAATACCATCGTCACGATCACCGATATGGCGGGCAACGTGATTTCCTGGGCCACCGCCGGTGGCATGGGTTTTAAGGGTTCGCGCAAGAGCACGCCCTTTGCCGCCCAGATCGCCGCCGAAACCGCGGCGAAAAAGGCTCAGGAACACGGAATGCGTTCGGTTGAGGTCTATGTCAAGGGCCCCGGTTCGGGTCGCGAATCGGCGGTGCGCGCTTTGCAGGCGGCCGGGTTCAGCGTCGCATTGATCAAGGATGTCACCCCGATCCCGCACAACGGATGCCGCCCCCCCAAACGTAGAAGAGTTTAA
- the rpsM gene encoding 30S ribosomal protein S13 produces the protein MARIAGIDLPRNKRMEVALTYIYGIGRTVANDILAKAGVDPNTRTDDLAEAEVAKIREIIDREYKVEGDLRREVTMNIKRLMDLGCYRGLRHRRGLPARGQRTKTNARTRKGPRKTVAGKKK, from the coding sequence TTGGCACGCATCGCTGGAATAGACTTGCCCCGCAACAAGCGCATGGAGGTCGCATTGACCTACATTTACGGCATTGGCAGAACCGTTGCCAATGACATCCTGGCCAAGGCCGGGGTGGATCCCAATACCCGCACGGACGATCTGGCGGAAGCCGAAGTCGCCAAGATTCGTGAAATTATCGACCGTGAATACAAGGTTGAAGGTGATCTGCGGCGCGAAGTGACCATGAACATCAAGCGGCTTATGGATTTGGGCTGCTATCGCGGCCTGCGCCATCGCCGTGGGCTCCCCGCTCGTGGGCAAAGGACCAAAACCAACGCCAGGACCCGCAAGGGACCCCGGAAGACGGTTGCCGGTAAGAAGAAATAA
- the rpmJ gene encoding 50S ribosomal protein L36, with amino-acid sequence MKVRASVKRMCDKCKVIRRKGVIRIICENPKHKQRQG; translated from the coding sequence ATGAAAGTACGAGCTTCGGTGAAGCGCATGTGCGACAAGTGCAAGGTGATCCGGCGCAAAGGTGTCATCCGCATCATCTGCGAAAATCCCAAGCACAAACAGAGACAAGGTTAA
- the map gene encoding type I methionyl aminopeptidase, whose product MIVIKTAREIDCMRQAGRVVAEVLEVLRENIVPGVTTLELDRLAERECAKRKARPAFKGYGGFPFTICASPNEKVVHGFPDSDPLREGDILSVDFGVVVDGYFGDAAITVPVGKIDGVRQRLIDVASRALHCGIERAVPGGRLSDVSHAVQAYVEAQGFSIVREFVGHGIGRQLHESPQLPNFGPPGQGPRLKAGMTLAIEPMINAGGPAVTILEDGWTAVTVDGLPSAHFEHTVAITERGVEILTQV is encoded by the coding sequence GTGATCGTCATCAAGACCGCCAGGGAAATTGATTGCATGCGGCAGGCCGGCCGCGTGGTCGCCGAGGTTCTTGAGGTGCTGCGGGAGAACATCGTTCCCGGGGTGACTACGTTGGAGCTTGATCGGTTGGCCGAGCGGGAATGCGCGAAAAGGAAAGCCCGCCCCGCTTTCAAGGGGTATGGCGGTTTTCCTTTTACTATTTGCGCATCGCCCAATGAAAAGGTGGTGCATGGCTTTCCGGATTCCGATCCGCTGCGCGAAGGCGATATCCTTAGTGTGGATTTCGGCGTCGTGGTCGATGGCTATTTCGGGGATGCGGCGATCACCGTCCCGGTCGGCAAGATCGATGGGGTTCGGCAGCGGCTTATCGACGTTGCTTCCCGGGCCCTGCATTGTGGAATTGAACGTGCCGTGCCCGGCGGTCGGCTCTCGGACGTATCTCACGCGGTGCAGGCTTATGTCGAGGCTCAGGGATTCAGTATTGTTCGTGAATTTGTGGGGCATGGCATCGGGCGCCAGCTGCATGAGTCTCCCCAGTTGCCAAATTTTGGCCCTCCCGGCCAGGGCCCACGGCTTAAGGCGGGGATGACATTGGCCATTGAGCCCATGATTAATGCGGGCGGTCCCGCCGTGACGATTCTTGAAGATGGTTGGACGGCGGTGACCGTGGACGGCTTGCCCTCGGCGCATTTCGAGCACACTGTGGCGATCACCGAGCGGGGCGTTGAGATTCTCACGCAGGTCTAG
- a CDS encoding adenylate kinase produces MKLILLGPPGAGKGTQAKMLMERFAIPQISTGDILRAAVANRTEMGIRAKEYMDAGALVPDQVVIGIVRDRLQEADCERGFILDGFPRTVPQADALRRELSLLGRELDAVVSLEVDVDVLVERLTGRRTCGGCGRGFHVRFDPPRVSGVCDACGGALVQRDDDREETIRQRLQVYAAQTAPLVDYYRGQKLLREVDGMAAMNEVQGQILGLLAVK; encoded by the coding sequence ATGAAATTGATACTGCTCGGGCCGCCGGGCGCCGGCAAGGGAACGCAGGCCAAGATGCTGATGGAGCGATTTGCGATCCCGCAGATCTCGACCGGCGATATTTTGCGCGCGGCGGTGGCCAATCGCACCGAGATGGGAATCAGGGCCAAGGAGTATATGGATGCCGGCGCCTTGGTGCCTGACCAGGTGGTGATCGGCATTGTTCGCGATCGCCTTCAGGAGGCGGATTGCGAGCGCGGTTTCATTCTGGACGGGTTTCCTCGTACCGTGCCTCAGGCTGACGCCTTGCGCAGGGAGTTGTCCCTGCTCGGCAGGGAGCTTGACGCGGTTGTGAGTCTTGAGGTTGATGTCGATGTCCTCGTCGAGCGGCTTACGGGGCGGCGCACCTGTGGCGGATGTGGACGTGGTTTCCATGTGCGCTTTGATCCTCCCCGCGTTTCGGGTGTCTGTGATGCTTGTGGCGGTGCTCTGGTGCAGCGTGATGATGATCGCGAGGAAACCATTCGGCAGAGATTACAGGTCTATGCTGCGCAGACCGCGCCGCTGGTCGATTACTATCGTGGGCAGAAGCTGTTGCGGGAAGTGGATGGCATGGCTGCCATGAATGAGGTCCAGGGTCAGATCCTGGGGCTTCTCGCGGTGAAGTGA